In the Desulfobacterales bacterium genome, one interval contains:
- a CDS encoding GntR family transcriptional regulator translates to MAIGQNIPLFFRLYHKLKQDIIRGEIQKGSKIETIEELSQRHSMSQTSVRKSLELLEKEGLLFRKQGWGSLVPENLDLHFFDLADLISSRKAIQEVKYADIQLISSEWINPTRRLITLLNCKDTALKDRILRLYCRLSFTDKLKFKALMVFYFTEKWLKEGGVTASSPAREIIIRASEWLESGTIKMKESLVPFLCTDEMAENLGLPDGTPVFYQTVGFLDTVHKTCMSWDMISTANVFYRDMNLN, encoded by the coding sequence GTGGCGATAGGACAGAATATTCCTCTTTTCTTTCGATTATATCACAAACTCAAGCAGGATATCATTCGGGGTGAAATCCAAAAAGGATCTAAAATCGAAACCATAGAAGAGTTGTCGCAGCGGCATTCCATGTCGCAGACCAGTGTTCGAAAAAGTTTAGAACTTCTTGAAAAAGAGGGACTTTTATTTCGAAAACAGGGATGGGGCTCACTGGTTCCGGAGAATTTGGATTTGCACTTTTTTGACTTGGCGGATCTTATCAGTTCGCGAAAAGCGATTCAGGAAGTTAAATATGCCGATATCCAACTGATTAGTTCGGAATGGATCAACCCGACCCGTCGGTTGATAACGCTTCTGAATTGTAAGGATACTGCTTTGAAGGATAGAATACTCAGATTATATTGCCGGCTTAGTTTTACAGATAAATTAAAGTTTAAGGCACTGATGGTATTCTATTTCACAGAAAAGTGGCTAAAGGAAGGCGGAGTAACCGCTTCTTCGCCGGCTCGTGAAATCATTATTCGCGCTTCGGAATGGCTGGAGTCGGGCACCATAAAAATGAAAGAATCGCTTGTCCCTTTTCTCTGCACGGATGAAATGGCGGAAAATCTGGGACTACCTGACGGCACACCGGTGTTCTATCAAACTGTGGGGTTCTTGGATACTGTTCACAAGACATGTATGAGCTGGGATATGATCAGCACGGCAAACGTTTTTTACCGTGACATGAATTTGAATTAA